Proteins from a genomic interval of Fusarium oxysporum Fo47 chromosome I, complete sequence:
- a CDS encoding fungal-specific transcription factor domain-containing protein: MEQDKPKKRKGSKHDKTGCLTCRYRRKKCTENTFPNCGTCIRLNLECVRDPIRRVVPCSGDDNIQPLLTRYQLDTPPTQLSPLPLNLNSPKRRQAMNHYIRVLSELLTISKNNNSFLSDFLPLAMESPALAETLIAYSSGHMSHSDPSYTTVSLTARSRALCELSMTISHPDQTASVTETALSACLILLTSEVCLGSHQSWYNHLVGAKHLIACAQSQADGSLVQGAQALRLTSEGRWILRNFAYHDIIGGVTLGTKPLLSPEYLKDITHEFDTYLGVASPLLVYIGQTTCLSLNPIDIDSGIHPSRNHLSIQHEIESWKCPTGTPSTLQAAAYAYRGAALIYLYRKMRRHLEIDSNYSLTYGMPLSTLNEKLQTIVANTLDSIGQVPENDVSESSLLFPLFIVGGETERTDQMEFVRTRLQVSYNKRRFRNISRALEVLEELWVYRLIQDVVGGERPDWEDILKSSQEPLLLT; encoded by the exons ATGGAACAAGAtaagccaaagaagagaaaggggTCAAAGCACGACAAGACGGGGTGCTTGACCTGTCGCTACAG ACGGAAGAAATGCACAGAAAATACGTTTCCCAATTGTGGAACATGCATTCGACTGAACTTGGAATGTGTTCGAGATCCCATTCGTCGGGTCGTTCCATGTAGTGGCGATGACAATATCCAACCGCTCTTGACTCGGTACCAACTTGATACCCCCCCGACTCAACTATCTCCATTACCACTGAACCTGAACTCTCCCAAGAGACGCCAGGCGATGAATCACTACATCAGAGTACTGTCAGAGCTCTTGACTATAAGTAAAAACAATAACTCATTTCTGTCTG ACTTTCTCCCTCTGGCTATGGAATCACCAGCACTAGCCGAAACCCTCATCGCATACTCATCTGGCCACATGTCACATTCAGATCCAAGTTACACTACAGTATCACTCACGGCACGGTCTAGAGCCTTATGTGAACTGTCAATGACGATCAGCCACCCAGACCAAACTGCTTCAGTCACTGAAACCGCACTATCCGCTTGTCTTATTCTTTTGACTTCTGAGGTGTGCTTGGGAAGTCACCAGAGCTGGTATAATCACCTTGTCGGAGCCAAACATCTCATCGCTTGTGCTCAAAGTCAGGCTGATGGGTCGCTCGTTCAGGGAGCTCAGGCACTGAGGTTGACATCAGAGGGGCGATGGATCCTCCGTAACTTTGCGTACCACGACATCATTGGTGGTGTAACCCTGGGAACAAAACCTCTGCTCAGTCCCGAATATCTAAAGGATATTACACACGAGTTTGATACCTACTTGGGTGTTGCTTCACCGCTTCTTGTATACATAGGCCAAACAACCTGCCTAAGTCTCAACCCCATCGATATCGACTCGGGTATTCACCCGTCAAGAAACCACCTGAGCATCCAGCATGAGATCGAAAGCTGGAAGTGTCCTACAGGAACCCCCTCAACTCTTCAGGCTGCAGCCTATGCATACCGCGGTGCTGCGCTTATCTATCTTTACCGAAAGATGCGCCGCCATCTTGAAATAGATAGCAATTACTCCCTCACCTATGGGATGCCATTGAGCACTCTGAATGAAAAGCTTCAGACGATCGTGGCGAATACTTTGGATAGTATTGGGCAAGTACCCGAAAACGACGTTTCCGAGTCCTCCCTTCTGTTTCCTCTGTTTATTGTTGGAGGGGAAACTGAACGTACTGATCAAATGGAATTTGTTCGTACGAGACTACAAGTTTCATATAACAAACGAAGATTTCGCAACATCTCGCGAGCGCTAGAAGTACTGGAGGAGCTGTGGGTTTATCGCCTGATTCAGGATGTCGTGGGCGGGGAACGACCAGATTGGGAGGATATCTTGAAGTCTAGCCAAGAGCCATTACTTCTAACATGA
- a CDS encoding RTA1 like protein-domain-containing protein, protein MNGGLVRRGELLPYKGDFYLWSYVPSIPAAVIFIILFLMLSAAHTWKMIHNRLWFCIPFVIGGFLEVIGFIGRAMANKATDKLGPYIIQSVFLLIPPSLFAASIYMTLGRIIRGLGPKGESCSIVRVKWLTTLFVVGDVFSFLVQSSGAGMMAAGDDPTMGENIVIGGLVIQVLFFGLFVVAAVIFQLRYRKIGSNWRAVGSSNTASVFDWERMLMMLYATSALILIRCFFRIVEYVMGADAYPLKNEWTLYIFDALLMAAVMVIFYIWYPSRVQDFQELQNRDSADLAYVTSEAHLSRS, encoded by the exons ATGAACGGAGGTCTTGTTCGTCGAGGAGAGCTCCTCCCATACAAAGGCGACTTTTATCTTTGGAGCTATGTGCCTTCTATACCAGCCGCCGTTATTTTTATCATCCTCTTTCTTATGCTCTCTGCCGCACATACATGGAAGATGATTCATAATCGTTTGTGGTTCTGCATCCCCTTTGTGATCGGTGGTTTTC TTGAGGTCATTGGCTTCATCGGTCGAGCCATGGCTAACAAGGCAACGGACAAACTTGGGCCTTATATTATCCAGTCCGTGTTTCTGCTTATCCCGCCTTCCCTGTTCGCCGCCTCAATCTACATGACCCTTGGACGAATCATACGCGGCCTTGGTCCCAAGGGGGAGAGCTGCTCTATTGTTCGAGTCAAGTGGCTTACCACTTTGTTCGTTGTCGGCGatgtcttctccttcttggtccAGAGCTCTGGAGCAGGCATGATGGCAGCTGGCGATGACCCTACAATGGGAGAGAACATCGTTATTGGCGGTCTTGTTATCCAAGTCCTCTTCTTTGGTCTCTTCGTTGTCGCAGCAGTCATTTTCCAGCTTCGCTATCGCAAGATCGGTAGTAACTGGAGAGCTGTTGGTTCATCCAACACTGCCTCAGTCTTTGATTGGGaaaggatgttgatgatgctgtatGCAACCTCGGCCTTGATCCTTATCCGGTGCTTCTTCCGTATCGTCGAGTACGTCATGGGTGCCGATGCTTACCCGCTCAAGAACGAATGGACGCTGTACATCTTCGACGCCCTACTTATGGCCGCTGTTATGGTCATTTTCTACATTTGGTATCCCTCTCGCGTACAAGACTTCCAGGAACTTCAGAACAGAGATAGTGCCGACCTCGCCTATGTCACATCTGAAGCGCATCTCAGCAGGAGCTAG
- a CDS encoding benzoate 4-monooxygenase cytochrome P450, which translates to MTTLYNPINLAYHGISFALGVILHLSVFRRGEWNIHALSILQYFAIFEGILTCALRLSLGSEKCTIWTVIPIALTATLSTLVGLFTSMLIYRGFFHPLKGYPGPFFSRFSSLYITFQAFKNRRLFEELQLFHKTYGDISIEHPVTSLQMTRDKEEHTRRRRVWDMAFSSKCLRRYEDRVAEYTTQLLQHIEALQDEPLDISMWFNFYSFDVMGDLAFGKIFDMLSNGTKHPFMEQTHSHMLVAGSLSRLAWIFSLLKRIPIFNQKTCELEERIKQLVDWRIKNEPDVPDILSWILRDYFGLSKPKGQETLNLYGDAQLIAVAGSDTTAASLTCLFFELAINPQALHNVQEEIDRYHLEYSTLDHQNLSKLSYLQACINESMRLYPLLPSGLQRITPPEGLQVGSIRLPGDTIVSIPSYAFNRDERLFKNADQFIPERWTTMTELTRDSSLFTPFSIGKYSCVGRQLGLMEIRFVASQILRVFDVKLANCNTAKEFASGLRDSFTLACPSLHLVFTRRDIWTPSPISEK; encoded by the exons ATGACTACCTTATACAATCCTATCAACCTCGCGTACCATGGCATCTCTTTTGCGCTTGGTGTCATACTTCATCTCTCTGTTTTCCGTCGAGGAGAATGGAATATACACGCCTTAAGCATTTTGCAATACTTTGCCATTTTCGAGGGCATCCTCACATGCGCCTTGAGACTTTCCTTAGGGAGCGAAAAGTGCACTATATGGACAGTCATTCCTATTGCATTAACAGCTACATTATCAACCCTTGTCGGATTGTTCACCAGCATGCTCATTTATCGTGGTTTCTTCCATCCGCTGAAAGGTTATCCGGGACCCTTTTTCTCCAGGTTTTCCAGCCTGTATATCACGTTTCAAGCTTTCAAGAATCGTCGGCTCTTTGAAGAACTTCAACTGTTTCACAAGACGTACGGAGACATT AGTATTGAACACCCGGTAACGTCTCTACAGATGACTAGAGACAAAGAGGAGCACACCCGTCGACGCAGGGTTTGGGATATGGCTTTCAGTTCCAAAT GTCTTCGGCGTTACGAAGACCGGGTGGCTGAATACACCACACAGCTTTTGCAACATATAGAAGCATTGCAGGATGAACCATTGGATATATCAATGTGGTTTAACTTTTACAGCTTTGACGTCATGGGCGACTTGGCCTTTGGGAAAATTTTCGATATGCTGAGTAATGGTACAAAGCACCCATTCATGGAGCAGACTCATTCCCATATGCTTGTGGCTGGCTCTCTGAGCCGTTTAGCCTGGATCTTTTCACTGCTCAAACGCATCCCAATCTTCAATCAAAAGACCTGTGAGCTTGAAGAACGTATTAAGCAACTGGTCGATTGGAGGATCAAA AACGAACCGGATGTTCCAGATATCTTGTCTTGGATCCTCCGTGACTATTTCGGGCTTAGCAAGCCAAAGGGTCAAGAAACACTCAACTTATACGGGGATGCTCAGCTAATCGCTGTGGCAGGAAG TGACACTACTGCGGCTTCGCTCACTTGTCTTTTCTTTGAACTGGCGATTAATCCACAGGCTCTTCACAACGTGCAAGAGGAGATAGATCGATATCACCTGGAGTACAGTACTCTGGACCATCAAAATTTGTCAAAGCTCAGCTATCTGCAAGCCTGCATCAACGAGTCCATGCGGCTGTATCCTCTCCTCCCCTCCGGCTTGCAGCGAATAACGCCGCCTGAGGGACTGCAAGTCGGGAGCATACGTCTTCCCGGAGATACGATTGTATCAATCCCATCTTATGCATTCAACAGAG ATGAGAGGCTCTTCAAAAATGCTGACCAGTTCATCCCTGAACGCTGGACGACGATGACAGAGCTCACTAGAGactcttctctcttcacccCATTTTCAATAG GGAAATACTCATGCGTTGGAAGACAGCTCGGTTTGATGGAGATCCGGTTCGTTGCTAGCCAAATTTTGAGGGTATTTGATGTCAAGTTGGCAAACTGCAATACTGCTAAAGAGTTCGCTAGTGGCTTACGAGACAGCTTTACATTGGCTTGTCCGAGCCTCCATCTGGTCTTTACCCGAAGAGACATCTGGACACCCTCGCCCATTAGCGAGAAATGA